DNA from Plasmodium yoelii strain 17X genome assembly, chromosome: 13:
agataaataatattgaCTACAAtaatttgtgtttttttttatttgtttttttaaacattCATCTTCTATGtttacataaatattatcaaataaatttagTCCCatgaatattaatttatcatacgatttaataattaaacaataacgatattttaaattcataatattttgtatatcataattatggTCAGAATTTTTTTGAATGTGTTCAGATTCTTTGGTAATACGATCTAGATTTAAAAATTGAATTTTACtaatttgattaaatatacatctatttatttttatacatttaaaaaaataaatatttttatcttgaaaatttattatatatacataaattctATTATtgtttgaaaatataaataaaaattgttctatcataaaaaatataatacaatatttattgatattttgtatatttatattataatcacatatcattataaaattgtttaaatattttttggaatttttaaaaaacaaatatatatttttcatataatctgaacatattattaatttgttttgataatttttaaaattataaaatattctaTCTACTTTAACTTcttctataatttttttttttttaacattatatatgcataaataataattaatatatttttttaaatacattaAATTGGCatctaaattattattattactactactattattattattattatcattattatcattattattatttgtttctgCAAAATATCTGGATAACGAAACTAcaatttcattttcatttaaaaatgtaaaactATAGATCTTGTAAAAATTCAAAGCTGATACATCATAATTATATAGTTCCAACTTATTCATGTCAAAATTGTAAAcacaaaattttttatttgtaataCACCCCAATTTTGTAAAGCTTTTATTTATTCCGTATTCCGATATCCGCTCATTACTGTCATATACAATATTGGCTATAGGGTTGTAGTTGCATTCGTTTAGCTGTGATAAATTATCTACAGAGATGCGATTTTCATCACTTCTTTTATCGTCACTTCCTCTCTCTTCATCATCGTCACTTCCTCTCTCTTCATCATCATCACTTCTTTTATCGCCACTTCCTCTCTCTTCATTTTCGATCGATGTGTCGCTAAGCTGATGGGTAGTGTGAATGTTGTAGTGAATGGTGATCTGATTAGAGTATACACAAAAGATCATTTTAAATTTtggtgaaaataaaatattgttgttttcataataatattttataaaaaaatatttttttatatttttatttgtatcatatatacaatatgtTAAATCATCACTTATGGTTAATACTATATCATTTTCaagataaattatttttttaatatcagaTAAATGCATAGAATGTTTATGTGAAAATacccattttttatttaatttttttattttttttattttatttatataaaatttatttttttgaatcattatattttgttcgaAATTTTTACTCTCTTTAAAATTTGAATGGTCAACACCATCGCCACCATCGCCACCATCGCCACCATCGCCACCATCGCCACCATCGCCACTATCGCCACCATCACTATAATCAACATCACTATTTGCATAGTTCCAATTTTGTGTTCCGTTTTTGTTATAACGcaattcatattttataacataTCGATCTATCCCTgctgtaaaaatataatcttCATTAACGTTTTTTGTTAATGATATTGCTTTAAATGTatgatttttaaaataacatTTTACTAAATATGATTTATAATCAAATATAATAAGGTCTCCACAGTTATCTATTGCAACTACTTCATCtgtcttatatatatacatgacATCCCAAATtattgatttattatttatgctAACATATTCACCTTCGCATATTTTACtatctatattatatttgtatattttggACTCTTCACTTCCTATTAATGCATAGTGATTATAGTTGCTATATGTTTTTTCGATCGATCGAATTTCCTTCTCAATATCTCTTTTCTTACTCTTTTTCCTCTTTCGGTTTTGAGTTAGCGCACCGTCACCGTCATCGTCGCCTGCCTCTGCCTCTCCTACATCACTTTCGTCCGCCTCTGCCTCTCCTACATCACTTTCGTCCGCCTCTTCCTCTGCTACATCACTTTCGTCCGCCTCTGCTTCTGCTTCGCCTACCTCTGCTTCTGAGTCGGGGTGGTTCTTTCCAGATGCGGATAGATGCATGAGTCGTCTTCTTTTGTGATAATTTTTCGAGTTAAGCATTCTCAAAAGGAATTTACGAGATTTAAATATGTCAACAAAATAACAACATGTTAATTTTTCACCACATTTGAATTGATCTTtaacataaatattaaagatatcTTCTTCGtattcttctttttttttattttttgaaaaaaattcagGAGTCAAATTGTTGGAATTTTCCCGAGAATTTTCCCGAGAATTTCCCAGAGAATTTCCCAGAGAATTTTGAACTATTGTGTCAATGTTTGATTCATCTTTTTCTACATTgtctaatatatatgaagccacatttgatatttttatttttatattttcattattttcattattttcaatattttcagtattttcaatattttcataattttcagGATTCATTTCATCGTGTTTATTGTAAGATGTGGTATTTTCTTTTGTATCCTCATAAAATTGGTcaaaacaattatatatgatattatcttcatttttatataaattataaatattaaaataaccatttaaatttgttattCCAATAGTTTGCaatgaattatttaatttacaaGAAGATATACTACCATTAGTATTTATTGTATGTATAGTTGTTTTAAGTTCCAAatcaaatatgtatatacatccAGAGATTGCagcaataaataataaataatcttctaatttattaaataaatataaatattttatttttttattttttttagttacCCATATAGATGAACATATAGAACCAAGATCATTCGATAATTCtccttttaataaaaaaataaatgtgttattataaaattgatatatatatattgttccaAAAGAATCACATATGTTCAGATATGATTTGCATGGTGATACTTCCATATTCactatttttcttttttcatttttataaaacttaAAATCGGTTAAGCTTAAAGATACATTCCTTGGGCGTGCATTGAAATGCCTATCCGAACCCCAATTATTCATTTTTCCAAAATTTTACTAAATCTTAAATATGTATGCGCAATCTCCTTTATTTGTACATGCGTTTGTATATGCATTATATTTGTTATGCATTATATTTGTtatgatttatatttttatatgatttatatttttatatgcatttatatttttaaactcTTATCTTTtcctgtttttttttttatcattttatatatatatatgtttgcACTTTTATtctgaaaaataaaaaaagttatacataacaattgttttatataactGACATATAAAACATTGTTTATGTTATTTGCTCttcttttccttttttataacattatatttgtttatttatctatctacattttttttttttttttttttttttttttaaacaacaattgtaggaaaaaaaaaaaccgacatatacaaataaaatatatgcaataaataataatatgttattttttttttttttttatatatacaattttttccgtttttttttattcgccacttaaaaaaaaataagaattgAAAGGAAGAAGCTAAAGGGAAAATACGTTACTATTCTTAATAcgttacaatttttatttctccctccaaaaaaaaaaaaaaaaaaaaaaaaaaatatatatatatatagtatacatatatagtatacatatataaccTTATCGATAATAATTACAAAATTGCTGGTATTATtagtttttcattttttttgcaaaGTGCTTTAAAAATAGCATAATTCAAACAATATAGTACAAGtttaaaaatcaaaaaaaaaaaaaatgtgaaaaaaaaggCAAATATTTTGCCTATTTTATGTTATTAATTAAACTGGTATAAAATAAAGAtcaacattaaaaaaataaaaagaatataCAAAAGCTGTattatgcatgtatatacatatttgcTACAATGAGGTTGTGGGGATATGTCAAATGCCATCCCTCCCCTTGACGAGGAGggaa
Protein-coding regions in this window:
- a CDS encoding U3 small nucleolar RNA-associated protein 4, putative; this translates as MNNWGSDRHFNARPRNVSLSLTDFKFYKNEKRKIVNMEVSPCKSYLNICDSFGTIYIYQFYNNTFIFLLKGELSNDLGSICSSIWVTKKNKKIKYLYLFNKLEDYLLFIAAISGCIYIFDLELKTTIHTINTNGSISSCKLNNSLQTIGITNLNGYFNIYNLYKNEDNIIYNCFDQFYEDTKENTTSYNKHDEMNPENYENIENTENIENNENNENIKIKISNVASYILDNVEKDESNIDTIVQNSLGNSLGNSRENSRENSNNLTPEFFSKNKKKEEYEEDIFNIYVKDQFKCGEKLTCCYFVDIFKSRKFLLRMLNSKNYHKRRRLMHLSASGKNHPDSEAEVGEAEAEADESDVAEEEADESDVGEAEADESDVGEAEAGDDDGDGALTQNRKRKKSKKRDIEKEIRSIEKTYSNYNHYALIGSEESKIYKYNIDSKICEGEYVSINNKSIIWDVMYIYKTDEVVAIDNCGDLIIFDYKSYLVKCYFKNHTFKAISLTKNVNEDYIFTAGIDRYVIKYELRYNKNGTQNWNYANSDVDYSDGGDSGDGGDGGDGGDGGDGGDGVDHSNFKESKNFEQNIMIQKNKFYINKIKKIKKLNKKWVFSHKHSMHLSDIKKIIYLENDIVLTISDDLTYCIYDTNKNIKKYFFIKYYYENNNILFSPKFKMIFCVYSNQITIHYNIHTTHQLSDTSIENEERGSGDKRSDDDEERGSDDDEERGSDDKRSDENRISVDNLSQLNECNYNPIANIVYDSNERISEYGINKSFTKLGCITNKKFCVYNFDMNKLELYNYDVSALNFYKIYSFTFLNENEIVVSLSRYFAETNNNNDNNDNNNNNSSSNNNNLDANLMYLKKYINYYLCIYNVKKKKIIEEVKVDRIFYNFKNYQNKLIICSDYMKNIYLFFKNSKKYLNNFIMICDYNINIQNINKYCIIFFMIEQFLFIFSNNNRIYVYIINFQDKNIYFFKCIKINRCIFNQISKIQFLNLDRITKESEHIQKNSDHNYDIQNIMNLKYRYCLIIKSYDKLIFMGLNLFDNIYVNIEDECLKKQIKKNTNYCSQYYLSSLNFKYNYLNYKQIYFQDNNLFHTIFNKINTSEQNENNNTSLSNNEKSNVTDLNNPCETVQNYDHDVFKLSFRFLSCIIKRGVIDIHSVYTSENRITILACGSSYLSNSLLDAADTKKYIK